TTCCTGCTTGGGGAAACAAGAATCAGTGCCTGAACGAAAGGAACGGTGATCCTATGCACGCCCATGAATTGGCCGAAAATACGTATAGTCTTTTTGCCGCGCTGCGCGATACAAGACCTTTGGTCCATGTGGTGACCAACTTTGTGGTAATGAACCAGACCGCCAATGTGCTTTTGGCCCTTGGGGCCTCACCCATGATGTCCTGGGCAGAAGATGATGCAAAGTATATGTCCGGTGTATCGGATGCCCTTTGCATCAACACCGGCACGCCGGTGTCGGATCGGATTTCGGTCATGAAGTCCTTGATGGCGTTTGCCGGAGAATCTGGAAAACCCGTTGTATTAGATCCTGTGGGCGCCGGTGCCGGGCCCTTCCGCACGGATATTGCCCGGGAGCTTTGCGAGTTTGCCCCGGCAAAAATTATCCGGGGCAACCCTTCGGAAATCTGCGCCCTGGCTGCCGGCCATTTATCTACCAAGGGGGTGGACAGCGGGATCTCTGCTGAACAGGCCAGGGCTATTCTCACCGGGCACGGCCGGCCCGACCGAAATGCAGATGACTTGCCAAGCGGTGCCACCGGGTTGCTTGAATCCGCATCGGCCCTTGTCGTCAGCGGGAACACCGACATGGTGCTGGGGCAGGGGAAAATGGTTAAAATCTCCAATGGATCCCAACTCATGGGTGCGGTCACCGGTACCGGCTGTATCCTTTCGGCCATCTGTGCCGCTTTTTTTGCCGTGGCTGAAAATGGGTTTGACGCAGCCGTCGCAAGCGTTGTCGTTACGGGGATTGCCGGGGAACTGGCCGCAGCCGGGCTGTCTGGTCCCGGCTTTTTTCTACCCCATTTTATAGACAGTTTGTACGCACTTACTGAAGCAGATATTCATCAACATCTAAGGGGTGAAGTTCTTTGCCTTGAGTGATGGCGTCGTAAAAAAGTCTCCGCCTACTGCGTTATGGCGCCTGACCAGACACTCGACATACGGTATGTATGCCTTCGCGCCTGGCCAATCCCCATGCCTTGTATGCGAAGATTTTTACTTAGCCATCGATTGAATTTGGATTTGGATTTGTACGAATTCATCTTGATTGGGTTTGCATCAAAAGCGCTTTTTTAAACCCGCATTGGATAAACATTTTATTTGCGGATGGGAAGCATATTACAGGAGACTTTTATGGCAGATTTAAAGGAAAATCAGAATAGTTCAACCGGGAAAGGCAACGCTTTCAAACGCATTGTATCAACCCTGGGACCGGCCT
This window of the uncultured Desulfobacter sp. genome carries:
- the thiM gene encoding hydroxyethylthiazole kinase, whose product is MHAHELAENTYSLFAALRDTRPLVHVVTNFVVMNQTANVLLALGASPMMSWAEDDAKYMSGVSDALCINTGTPVSDRISVMKSLMAFAGESGKPVVLDPVGAGAGPFRTDIARELCEFAPAKIIRGNPSEICALAAGHLSTKGVDSGISAEQARAILTGHGRPDRNADDLPSGATGLLESASALVVSGNTDMVLGQGKMVKISNGSQLMGAVTGTGCILSAICAAFFAVAENGFDAAVASVVVTGIAGELAAAGLSGPGFFLPHFIDSLYALTEADIHQHLRGEVLCLE